A stretch of Clostridia bacterium DNA encodes these proteins:
- the recA gene encoding recombinase RecA, with protein MMERKKALEMALGQIEKQFGKGAVMKLGESTHMNVEVIPTGALGLDIALGVGGVPRGRIVEIFGPESSGKTTVALHIVAEAQKAGGEAAFIDAEHALDPVYAKKLGVDIENLIVSQPDTGEQALEIAEALVRSGAIDVIVIDSVAALVPKAEIDGEMGDSHVGLQARLMSQALRKLAGVINKSKTTAIFINQLREKVGIMFGNPETTPGGRALKFYSSVRLDVRKIETIKQNNEMVGNRTKVKVVKNKVAPPFKEAEFDIIYGAGISREGNILDVAVNLDIVNKSGAWFSYSGQRIGQGRENVKNFLKENKDMTNEIEAKIRENYSKAFLQSMEAHTADDDEEDFELED; from the coding sequence ATGATGGAAAGAAAAAAAGCTTTAGAAATGGCACTGGGCCAGATAGAAAAGCAGTTTGGTAAAGGTGCGGTTATGAAACTGGGAGAGAGTACACATATGAATGTGGAGGTTATCCCTACTGGCGCATTAGGCCTTGATATAGCTCTCGGTGTAGGTGGTGTTCCAAGAGGAAGGATAGTCGAAATATTTGGACCTGAGTCTTCTGGTAAAACGACAGTTGCTTTGCATATTGTAGCAGAAGCACAGAAAGCAGGCGGTGAAGCTGCATTTATTGATGCCGAACATGCGCTTGATCCTGTATATGCAAAGAAGCTTGGTGTGGATATAGAGAATTTAATCGTATCTCAGCCTGATACAGGTGAGCAGGCTCTAGAAATAGCAGAAGCTCTGGTAAGAAGCGGTGCTATAGATGTAATAGTTATTGACTCTGTTGCAGCACTTGTGCCGAAAGCTGAAATTGACGGCGAGATGGGTGATTCACATGTTGGGCTACAGGCAAGACTTATGTCTCAAGCCCTTAGAAAACTTGCAGGAGTTATAAATAAATCAAAAACTACAGCAATATTTATTAACCAGTTAAGAGAAAAGGTAGGAATAATGTTTGGAAATCCGGAAACAACTCCAGGAGGACGGGCATTAAAGTTCTATTCCTCAGTAAGGCTTGATGTAAGAAAAATTGAAACAATAAAACAGAACAATGAGATGGTAGGAAACAGAACAAAGGTAAAAGTAGTAAAGAATAAAGTAGCACCTCCGTTTAAAGAGGCTGAATTTGACATTATATACGGTGCAGGGATATCGAGGGAAGGAAATATTCTTGATGTAGCAGTGAATCTTGATATTGTTAATAAGAGCGGAGCATGGTTCTCATATAGTGGACAGAGGATCGGACAGGGAAGAGAGAATGTGAAGAACTTCCTCAAGGAAAACAAGGATATGACAAATGAAATAGAAGCTAAAATTAGAGAAAACTACAGTAAAGCCTTTCTACAAAGTATGGAAGCTCATACAGCAGATGACGATGAAGAGGATTTTGAACTGGAGGATTAA
- the murJ gene encoding murein biosynthesis integral membrane protein MurJ yields MGNTQKKRVAGAALIVMSALALSRVTGFLRSTFIPNLIADKHQTDAFFMSFRITDFMYNLLLGGAISAALIPVLTGYIAKKEEEDGWKAVGTFINVTFIGMTIISLLGIIFSPQIVNFMAPRFDAQTKALTVTCTRILFPSVAFIMLAGLMNGVLNSYQRFAAAAYGPSLYNVGSAISILLLGRYGVEKVVTGIMCSAAVYFLFQLSFAFRNLKYYRFRIHIKHSGFIRLYKLAIPSFLSSAIYQINVLVSSYFTALLTAGSVSAYTMANDVWQMPFGIFAVGIGTALLPSLSEKLALKDVDGYKNLLVKGLKSVSFFTIPSAVGIVALNKPIINAIYKWTDGIDRVLLSETGKILLFFSIAVISHSMLAIINRAFYASNDTKTPLYVGVGTIFLTAVLNYTFINMTNLHAAGMSLSYSIASILNVVILTSILNKRMKGLGLDKVFTFMGKIAFAAIIMGVVLFLINNALPVQYTGKISTYGKSKELLILFGEVTLGVLTYFTMVTVMRIEEATYTLNKIKGKVHSFYKKLFGRDR; encoded by the coding sequence TTGGGTAATACACAAAAGAAAAGAGTGGCAGGCGCAGCACTCATAGTGATGTCTGCTCTTGCTTTAAGCCGTGTGACGGGATTCTTAAGATCAACATTCATACCTAATCTTATAGCGGATAAACACCAGACAGATGCATTTTTTATGTCCTTCAGAATTACTGATTTTATGTACAATCTTTTACTGGGAGGCGCTATTTCGGCGGCACTCATTCCTGTCCTGACCGGGTATATTGCTAAAAAGGAAGAGGAAGATGGCTGGAAAGCAGTAGGTACATTTATTAACGTTACCTTTATCGGAATGACTATTATCAGTTTACTGGGTATTATTTTTTCTCCACAGATTGTAAATTTTATGGCTCCGAGATTTGATGCGCAGACAAAAGCGCTGACAGTAACATGTACAAGAATTCTTTTTCCTTCTGTTGCTTTTATCATGCTTGCAGGGTTAATGAACGGGGTGCTTAATTCATATCAGAGGTTTGCAGCAGCTGCTTATGGACCGTCACTATATAACGTAGGGAGCGCAATAAGCATTTTATTGCTGGGTAGATACGGAGTAGAAAAAGTTGTTACAGGGATAATGTGCAGTGCAGCCGTTTATTTCCTCTTTCAGTTATCCTTTGCTTTTAGAAACCTGAAATACTATAGATTTAGAATCCATATAAAACACTCCGGATTTATAAGATTATACAAGCTTGCCATACCGTCCTTTCTATCATCAGCAATATACCAGATAAATGTTCTTGTTTCCTCGTATTTTACGGCACTACTTACAGCAGGCAGTGTTTCTGCATATACTATGGCGAATGATGTATGGCAGATGCCTTTCGGTATATTTGCCGTAGGCATAGGGACGGCCTTACTTCCGTCACTTTCAGAAAAACTGGCTCTTAAAGATGTTGACGGGTATAAGAATCTCCTGGTAAAAGGACTTAAATCAGTATCCTTTTTCACCATTCCTTCAGCAGTCGGGATTGTAGCATTGAATAAACCTATTATAAATGCAATCTACAAGTGGACTGATGGGATTGACAGAGTATTGCTTTCAGAAACCGGCAAGATTCTTTTGTTTTTTTCTATAGCTGTTATATCACATTCAATGCTTGCCATAATCAACAGGGCATTTTATGCAAGCAATGATACAAAGACGCCTTTGTATGTGGGAGTAGGCACCATATTTCTAACAGCTGTTCTTAACTATACATTTATCAATATGACAAACCTGCATGCTGCAGGCATGTCCCTTTCGTACTCAATTGCAAGCATATTGAATGTTGTCATACTGACAAGCATTTTGAACAAAAGAATGAAAGGGTTAGGTTTGGATAAAGTTTTCACTTTTATGGGGAAAATTGCATTTGCTGCTATTATTATGGGTGTAGTCTTGTTTCTGATAAATAATGCATTGCCTGTCCAATATACCGGGAAAATCAGTACGTACGGAAAGTCAAAAGAACTGTTAATACTTTTTGGAGAAGTAACGCTGGGGGTGTTGACTTACTTCACAATGGTTACTGTAATGAGGATTGAGGAAGCTACCTACACCCTTAATAAAATAAAGGGAAAAGTGCATTCATTTTATAAAAAATTATTTGGCAGAGACAGGTAA